From Zingiber officinale cultivar Zhangliang chromosome 5B, Zo_v1.1, whole genome shotgun sequence, the proteins below share one genomic window:
- the LOC121985240 gene encoding ATP-dependent Clp protease proteolytic subunit 5, chloroplastic-like isoform X2, with amino-acid sequence MAITAATTMTTVPAPAASPLQSLRRRSPPSNLRFSFSFSASPNRRITGRCTPPKAVYWNGSFDTDRSERRGIWSIRDDLAVPSSPYFPVMARGEQGPPPMMMERFQSVISQLFQHRIIRCGGPVDDDMANIIVSQLLYLDAVDPTKDIVMYVNSPGGSVTAGMAIFDTMKHIRPDVSTVCVGLAASMGAFLLSSGTKGKRYSLPNSRIMIHQPIGGAQGVQTEIEIQANEIFHHKANLASYLAYHTGQSLDKINQDTDRDFFMSAAEAKEYGMIDGVVTNPLKALQTLPA; translated from the exons ATGGCCATCACGGCGGCGACGACGATGACCACGGTACCTGCCCCCGCCGCATCCCCTCTCCAATCTCTCCGCCGGAGAAGCCCTCCCAGTAACCTtcgcttctccttctccttctccgctTCTCCCAA CAGAAGGATCACGGGCAGATGTACCCCGCCCAAGGCTGTCTATTGGAATGGGTCTTTTGATACAGATCGATCTGAGAGAAGAGGAATTTGGTCTATTAG GGATGATTTGGCGGTTCCATCGTCGCCTTACTTCCCGGTAATGGCTCGGGGAGAACAGGGCCCACCGCCCATGATGATGGAGCGCTTCCAGAGCGTCATCAGCCAACTCTTTCAGCAT AGAATTATTAGGTGTGGTGGACCTGTGGATGATGATATGGCAAATATAATCGTCTCACAACTTCTATACTTAGATGCAGTTGATCCTACCAAG GATATTGTCATGTATGTGAACTCTCCAGGAGGATCAGTTACAGCTG GCATGGCCATTTTTGATACAATGAAGCACATAAGACCGGATGTTTCTACTGTTTGTGTTGGTCTAGCAGCCAG CATGGGTGCTTTCCTCCTTAGCTCTGGAACAAAGG GGAAAAGATACAGCTTACCAAACTCCAGAATTATGATTCATCAACCTATAGGGGGTGCTCAAGGTGTGCAAACTGAAATAGAAATTCAG GCAAATGAAATATTTCACCACAAGGCTAACTTAGCCAGCTACCTGGCATACCACACTGGTCAAAGCCTGGACAAGATCAACCAAGATACTGATCGTGACTTCTTCATGAGTGCCGCAGAAGCGAAGGAGTATGGGATGA
- the LOC121985240 gene encoding ATP-dependent Clp protease proteolytic subunit 5, chloroplastic-like isoform X1, with protein MAITAATTMTTVPAPAASPLQSLRRRSPPSNLRFSFSFSASPKNSRRITGRCTPPKAVYWNGSFDTDRSERRGIWSIRDDLAVPSSPYFPVMARGEQGPPPMMMERFQSVISQLFQHRIIRCGGPVDDDMANIIVSQLLYLDAVDPTKDIVMYVNSPGGSVTAGMAIFDTMKHIRPDVSTVCVGLAASMGAFLLSSGTKGKRYSLPNSRIMIHQPIGGAQGVQTEIEIQANEIFHHKANLASYLAYHTGQSLDKINQDTDRDFFMSAAEAKEYGMIDGVVTNPLKALQTLPA; from the exons ATGGCCATCACGGCGGCGACGACGATGACCACGGTACCTGCCCCCGCCGCATCCCCTCTCCAATCTCTCCGCCGGAGAAGCCCTCCCAGTAACCTtcgcttctccttctccttctccgctTCTCCCAA GAATAGCAGAAGGATCACGGGCAGATGTACCCCGCCCAAGGCTGTCTATTGGAATGGGTCTTTTGATACAGATCGATCTGAGAGAAGAGGAATTTGGTCTATTAG GGATGATTTGGCGGTTCCATCGTCGCCTTACTTCCCGGTAATGGCTCGGGGAGAACAGGGCCCACCGCCCATGATGATGGAGCGCTTCCAGAGCGTCATCAGCCAACTCTTTCAGCAT AGAATTATTAGGTGTGGTGGACCTGTGGATGATGATATGGCAAATATAATCGTCTCACAACTTCTATACTTAGATGCAGTTGATCCTACCAAG GATATTGTCATGTATGTGAACTCTCCAGGAGGATCAGTTACAGCTG GCATGGCCATTTTTGATACAATGAAGCACATAAGACCGGATGTTTCTACTGTTTGTGTTGGTCTAGCAGCCAG CATGGGTGCTTTCCTCCTTAGCTCTGGAACAAAGG GGAAAAGATACAGCTTACCAAACTCCAGAATTATGATTCATCAACCTATAGGGGGTGCTCAAGGTGTGCAAACTGAAATAGAAATTCAG GCAAATGAAATATTTCACCACAAGGCTAACTTAGCCAGCTACCTGGCATACCACACTGGTCAAAGCCTGGACAAGATCAACCAAGATACTGATCGTGACTTCTTCATGAGTGCCGCAGAAGCGAAGGAGTATGGGATGA